One stretch of Stanieria cyanosphaera PCC 7437 DNA includes these proteins:
- a CDS encoding WYL domain-containing protein, with the protein MSTKKETLTLSLAAGTKAKLEEIAHELGFFWGKSPSPSALVTAIANREIATGEPFYLSSDRIKALRQAIKVLIDTGYVTEAETIARLVLDKAQLEPTLRQELLRIVNTHLDKWRLVIDEYISNKQPFEILYTNSQGQELIFNVHFAQIDFHEKRFYLNIWCEETEDVSEDNKKYFPSLIHNRCLSFERIQGIIPKSGEWRESLDHIQVHLQFTGWMVKAYKPREEDIDDVIDEDAIPEPSSGARVVRGGVRKITRQVFNPFWLVREIKGYGRNCQIIAPSGLRNYFRQELIEICQQYDIETNFPVR; encoded by the coding sequence ATGTCAACAAAAAAAGAGACTCTTACACTTTCACTTGCAGCGGGAACAAAAGCTAAGTTAGAAGAAATAGCCCACGAACTAGGCTTTTTTTGGGGTAAAAGCCCTTCTCCTTCGGCGTTAGTAACCGCGATCGCCAATAGAGAAATAGCCACTGGAGAACCTTTTTATTTAAGTAGCGATCGCATTAAAGCTCTAAGACAAGCAATAAAAGTTTTAATCGATACTGGTTATGTCACAGAAGCAGAAACCATTGCCAGACTTGTATTGGATAAAGCGCAACTCGAACCTACACTACGCCAAGAATTGCTGAGGATCGTTAATACTCATCTAGACAAATGGCGGTTAGTCATTGATGAATATATCAGCAATAAACAACCATTTGAGATACTATATACCAATAGTCAAGGACAAGAATTAATTTTTAACGTACACTTTGCCCAAATAGACTTTCATGAAAAGCGTTTTTACTTAAACATTTGGTGCGAAGAAACTGAAGATGTCTCTGAAGACAATAAGAAATATTTTCCTTCACTCATCCACAATCGCTGTTTGAGCTTCGAGCGCATTCAGGGAATAATTCCCAAATCTGGAGAATGGCGCGAAAGTTTGGATCATATCCAAGTACACTTACAATTTACAGGCTGGATGGTCAAAGCCTACAAACCCAGAGAAGAAGATATTGACGATGTAATTGATGAGGACGCGATACCTGAACCAAGTTCAGGTGCGCGAGTCGTCCGTGGAGGAGTTAGAAAAATAACCAGACAAGTGTTTAATCCTTTTTGGTTGGTCAGAGAAATCAAAGGATATGGTAGAAATTGTCAAATTATTGCTCCGTCAGGTTTACGTAATTATTTTCGACAGGAATTGATTGAAATATGCCAACAATATGACATAGAGACAAATTTTCCCGTTCGATAG